One Defluviitoga tunisiensis genomic window carries:
- a CDS encoding GntR family transcriptional regulator has product MAKNKVPIYKIIADEITTRIYEGVYSLNSYLPSENELAEEFHVTRTTIRKVLEVLKHQGTIKSYPGRGYKVQSLLWEQSLLKFYSFGRSIATKIENSKTKLISINKVDGLGDVDKFEQLELWEITRIGMVGEIPLILETSYIPCDYLKKVDNKKLLQTKSLYDVLEREGIRCVRAKEYLEPVLPSLEAQKLLEVEENVPLFQTTRYTYDSDDRFVEFRESLIRADYFKFYTELSL; this is encoded by the coding sequence ATGGCTAAGAATAAAGTACCTATTTATAAGATTATCGCCGACGAAATAACCACTAGGATATATGAAGGAGTATATTCCTTAAATTCTTATCTCCCTTCAGAAAACGAATTGGCCGAAGAATTTCACGTCACTAGAACAACTATTAGAAAAGTTTTAGAAGTGTTAAAACATCAAGGTACAATAAAAAGTTATCCTGGTAGAGGATACAAAGTTCAATCATTACTATGGGAGCAGAGTTTACTTAAATTTTATAGTTTTGGTAGAAGCATAGCAACGAAGATTGAGAATTCTAAAACGAAGCTTATTTCTATTAACAAAGTTGACGGATTAGGAGACGTTGATAAATTTGAACAATTAGAATTATGGGAAATAACAAGGATTGGAATGGTGGGGGAGATCCCTCTAATTTTAGAAACTTCTTACATACCTTGTGATTACCTTAAAAAAGTTGATAATAAAAAACTTCTTCAAACCAAGTCTTTATATGATGTATTAGAAAGAGAAGGAATAAGGTGTGTCAGAGCCAAAGAGTATCTAGAACCAGTTTTACCTTCCTTAGAGGCTCAAAAACTTTTAGAAGTAGAAGAAAATGTGCCTCTCTTTCAAACAACTCGATATACATATGATTCTGATGATAGATTCGTGGAGTTCAGAGAAAGTTTAATTAGAGCTGATTACTTCAAATTTTACACTGAATTGAGTTTATAG
- a CDS encoding chromate transporter, producing MLTLLKLFGTFFEIGLFGFGGGYVIIPLIQEHLVKNNWMSIEEFLNLIAIAEVTPGSISINSATYVGYKVYGFIGSIVATLGVVTPSLLIGLSVAAFFKNGTGDTQQNILKFLSPAVIGLILGSGFTIGFTNITTLINLLTFIIVLLLLIFTDVNPMVIIIVTALIGIVFG from the coding sequence ATGCTTACTTTGCTAAAATTGTTTGGGACATTTTTTGAAATAGGTTTATTTGGATTTGGTGGTGGGTACGTAATAATTCCACTCATCCAAGAGCATTTGGTTAAGAATAATTGGATGAGTATTGAAGAATTTTTAAACCTTATAGCGATTGCTGAAGTAACCCCCGGTTCTATTTCCATAAATAGTGCAACTTACGTTGGATATAAGGTATATGGCTTTATAGGTTCTATAGTTGCAACTTTGGGGGTTGTTACACCATCTTTGCTTATAGGACTTAGTGTAGCTGCTTTTTTTAAAAATGGAACTGGGGATACCCAACAAAATATTCTTAAATTTTTATCCCCAGCAGTGATAGGTTTAATTTTAGGATCAGGATTTACTATAGGATTTACAAATATTACAACTCTAATTAATTTGTTGACTTTCATAATAGTTTTATTATTGTTGATATTTACTGATGTAAATCCGATGGTAATTATTATCGTAACGGCATTAATAGGTATAGTATTTGGATAA
- a CDS encoding diacylglycerol/lipid kinase family protein, which yields MIEDKILFIVNPKACGGRSLKIWEKKIYPLLTKSNDLKFDYVFTEKPFDGFRLAMKGIEKGYRKLVSVGGDGTLNEIVNAILIQNFVEPTEIAVGSIGTGRGNDWRKTIGIPEDYNESVNILKNEKYILQDVGKVRYIQNKKEKERFFINIAGMGFDAEVTYKANRKKERLATSLSYSINLVKTLFSYEPTIVNIIADGHIVYNNKALTLNIGICRYSGGGMMFTPNAIYNDGLFNLTVVDDISILKILANLRGLYNGSFIKNPSVKTFRAKTIDVYSQEKLYLEVDGESLGHSPFHFEILPQTLKVIVG from the coding sequence ATGATAGAGGACAAAATTTTGTTTATAGTTAATCCAAAAGCTTGTGGTGGAAGATCTTTAAAAATTTGGGAGAAAAAGATTTATCCTCTTTTAACAAAAAGTAATGATCTTAAGTTTGACTATGTTTTTACAGAAAAGCCTTTTGATGGATTTAGATTAGCTATGAAAGGAATAGAAAAAGGATATAGAAAGTTAGTTTCTGTAGGCGGAGACGGCACTTTAAATGAAATTGTAAATGCAATCTTAATACAGAATTTTGTGGAACCTACTGAAATTGCTGTAGGTTCAATAGGTACCGGAAGAGGTAATGATTGGAGAAAAACAATTGGCATTCCAGAGGATTATAATGAATCTGTAAATATTTTAAAAAACGAAAAATATATTTTACAAGATGTAGGAAAAGTCAGGTATATTCAAAATAAAAAAGAAAAAGAGAGATTTTTTATAAATATTGCAGGAATGGGTTTTGATGCTGAGGTAACTTATAAAGCTAATAGAAAAAAGGAAAGACTAGCCACAAGTCTTTCCTATTCTATCAATCTTGTTAAAACTTTGTTTTCATATGAACCTACAATTGTGAATATAATTGCAGATGGGCATATTGTCTATAATAATAAAGCTTTAACCTTAAATATTGGAATATGTAGATACAGTGGTGGGGGTATGATGTTTACACCAAATGCAATTTATAATGATGGGCTTTTCAACTTGACGGTAGTTGATGACATATCAATTTTAAAAATTCTAGCTAATTTGAGAGGGTTATATAACGGCTCTTTTATAAAAAACCCATCAGTAAAAACTTTTAGAGCAAAAACAATTGACGTTTATTCACAAGAAAAACTCTATTTAGAGGTTGATGGCGAATCTTTAGGACATTCACCATTTCATTTTGAAATTTTACCTCAAACCCTTAAAGTTATTGTTGGTTAA
- a CDS encoding ribonuclease H-like YkuK family protein, producing the protein MNFRLKNPTIGFVESLEISDFIKEFSSEEEVKIWVGTDSHSRNGNVVFATAIVIYKTGSGGTYFYYLTRENKRYDMYNRLIKEAELSLETAKFLEEELQLKRPEIHLDIGLNGKSKDIFNSLTGYVKGLGYDCKTKPYSFAATNIAHIYTK; encoded by the coding sequence ATTAACTTCAGATTAAAAAATCCAACCATAGGTTTTGTTGAATCTTTAGAAATCTCAGATTTTATTAAAGAATTTTCTTCAGAAGAAGAGGTAAAAATATGGGTTGGGACTGATAGCCACTCGAGAAATGGAAATGTGGTATTTGCAACTGCTATCGTTATTTATAAAACAGGAAGTGGTGGAACTTACTTTTATTATCTTACTCGAGAAAATAAAAGATATGATATGTATAATAGACTTATTAAAGAAGCGGAACTAAGCTTAGAAACAGCAAAGTTTCTAGAAGAAGAATTACAGTTAAAAAGGCCTGAAATACACTTAGATATTGGTTTGAACGGAAAATCAAAAGATATTTTTAATTCTTTAACAGGATATGTAAAAGGTCTTGGATATGATTGTAAGACAAAACCGTATTCTTTCGCTGCAACAAATATTGCCCATATTTATACTAAATAA
- a CDS encoding chromate transporter, whose translation MTTKKEKNKLFSMFITFLKIGLFTFGGGYAMIPLMEKEIVDNNKWLEKEKFTETVSLTQTIPGSVSVNLSILLGYNIEGIIGSIVSAIGVILPSFVIILLIALALTNLGELALLEKAFNGIRPAVAAFILYAAFSLSKSIKWSTVLFLVFLISFLLTTIFSVNPIYIIAGAFIIGSLSNRIKNKDK comes from the coding sequence ATGACAACGAAAAAAGAAAAAAATAAATTATTCAGTATGTTTATAACCTTTTTAAAAATTGGCCTATTCACTTTCGGTGGAGGGTATGCTATGATTCCGCTGATGGAAAAGGAAATAGTAGATAATAATAAATGGCTTGAAAAGGAGAAATTTACAGAAACTGTTTCGTTAACTCAAACAATTCCAGGATCTGTATCAGTAAATTTATCTATTTTATTAGGATATAATATAGAAGGCATAATAGGTTCAATAGTCTCTGCAATAGGTGTTATTTTGCCTTCCTTTGTTATTATTTTATTAATTGCTCTTGCTCTAACAAATTTAGGAGAATTAGCTTTATTAGAAAAGGCATTTAATGGAATAAGACCGGCTGTTGCTGCATTTATTTTATATGCTGCATTTAGTCTTTCAAAAAGTATTAAATGGTCCACTGTTTTATTTCTAGTTTTTTTAATTTCTTTTTTATTAACAACCATTTTTAGTGTAAATCCAATTTATATAATAGCAGGAGCCTTTATAATAGGTTCTTTAAGTAATAGAATAAAAAATAAAGATAAATAA
- the ltaE gene encoding low-specificity L-threonine aldolase — protein sequence MKYIDIRSDTVTQPTQEMRDAMYNAVVGDDVYDEDPTIKKLEVYAAEIVGKEAALFVPSGTFGNQLSIFTHCERGNEVILDDSCHIVIHEVGASSVIAGVQLRTIKSDKGIMSPQEVRSKIRKGEEDIHFPSTGLICLENAHSNGRVIPLENMKEIHEIAKENKIPVHLDGARIFNASTYLKVDPKEITQYCDSIMFCLSKGLCAPVGSMVAGSKSFIEKAKKKRKLMGGGMRQAGFLAAAGLVALEKMRDRLHEDHENARYMGKELSKIPEISINLDDIQINMVFFTLNIDNVEEMVSYFLDKGIKINPPENGMFRFVTNYWVTKRDIDYIIKTLKDFLSLKAR from the coding sequence ATGAAATATATCGATATCAGAAGCGATACAGTAACTCAACCTACTCAAGAGATGAGAGACGCCATGTATAATGCAGTAGTTGGAGATGATGTTTACGATGAGGACCCTACAATAAAAAAATTAGAGGTTTATGCAGCTGAAATTGTTGGAAAAGAAGCTGCTCTATTTGTCCCTAGCGGTACTTTTGGAAATCAACTTTCTATCTTCACTCATTGTGAAAGAGGAAATGAGGTCATCTTAGATGATAGTTGCCATATAGTTATTCATGAAGTTGGGGCTTCATCTGTAATAGCTGGAGTTCAACTAAGGACTATTAAAAGTGATAAAGGCATTATGTCTCCTCAAGAAGTAAGGAGTAAAATTAGGAAAGGTGAAGAAGATATTCATTTTCCTTCAACAGGGTTAATTTGCTTAGAAAACGCTCACTCAAACGGAAGAGTTATCCCACTTGAGAATATGAAAGAAATTCATGAAATAGCAAAAGAAAATAAAATCCCTGTTCATTTAGATGGAGCAAGAATATTTAATGCCTCAACTTATTTGAAAGTTGATCCAAAAGAGATTACACAGTATTGTGATTCAATAATGTTCTGTTTATCCAAGGGGTTATGCGCACCTGTTGGTTCGATGGTCGCAGGAAGTAAGTCATTTATTGAAAAGGCAAAGAAAAAAAGAAAACTTATGGGCGGGGGTATGAGACAAGCAGGTTTTTTAGCCGCAGCAGGATTAGTTGCACTAGAAAAAATGAGAGATCGCTTACATGAAGACCATGAAAATGCAAGATATATGGGAAAAGAATTGAGCAAAATTCCAGAAATATCTATCAATTTGGATGATATCCAAATTAATATGGTTTTTTTCACTTTGAACATTGATAATGTTGAAGAGATGGTAAGTTACTTTTTGGATAAAGGTATAAAAATTAATCCCCCTGAAAATGGAATGTTTAGGTTTGTAACAAATTACTGGGTTACCAAAAGAGATATCGACTACATAATAAAAACCCTAAAAGATTTTTTATCTTTAAAAGCGAGATAA
- the ispE gene encoding 4-(cytidine 5'-diphospho)-2-C-methyl-D-erythritol kinase — protein MMLKAYGKVNLYLDVIKKRDDGYHDILTLFQSIKEHDIIYVDFSEKEFFESEPELSIPWKDNILKQTIEIFKKETGIYDFNLKIKLVKKLPLGGGVGGGSADSAALLRFLAKNFNISERDIFDIAKKIGSDVPFLLNGGTAIGRGKGDILEYLEPLDINIKLYPMPLRIDTKKMYELLDQQWKEIKHKGDPHLLYCSLKNKNVEVAKKNAFNVFEQIVFKINPQLQEQKHEIEKEKGTIFALMSGTGSTIFRVCE, from the coding sequence ATGATGTTAAAAGCTTATGGGAAAGTTAATCTCTACTTAGATGTAATAAAAAAAAGGGACGATGGATACCATGATATATTAACCTTGTTTCAATCCATAAAAGAACACGATATTATTTATGTGGATTTTTCTGAAAAAGAATTTTTTGAAAGTGAACCAGAGTTGTCAATACCCTGGAAAGATAACATATTAAAACAAACAATAGAAATATTTAAAAAAGAAACCGGTATTTATGATTTTAACTTAAAAATAAAATTAGTAAAAAAACTCCCGCTTGGAGGGGGCGTTGGCGGCGGAAGTGCAGATTCCGCTGCTCTTTTAAGATTTTTAGCGAAAAATTTTAATATATCAGAAAGAGATATATTTGATATTGCCAAAAAAATAGGAAGTGATGTTCCTTTTCTATTAAATGGAGGAACCGCCATAGGAAGAGGTAAAGGAGATATTTTAGAGTATTTGGAACCGTTAGATATTAATATAAAATTATATCCGATGCCTTTAAGAATAGACACTAAAAAGATGTATGAACTATTGGATCAGCAATGGAAAGAAATAAAGCATAAAGGGGACCCCCATCTTCTATATTGTTCGTTAAAAAACAAAAACGTTGAAGTTGCTAAAAAAAACGCCTTCAACGTATTTGAACAAATTGTTTTTAAAATAAATCCTCAATTGCAAGAACAAAAACATGAGATAGAAAAAGAAAAAGGTACTATTTTTGCACTTATGAGCGGAACAGGAAGCACTATATTTAGAGTTTGTGAGTGA
- a CDS encoding EscU/YscU/HrcU family type III secretion system export apparatus switch protein, whose product MEKKKVVALRYKKGVDNAPKVVAKGMDLIAQRILEIAEKENIPIIKNEKAVEDFYGIDLDDEIPSELYEIAAEIIAFVYKLDKQHI is encoded by the coding sequence ATGGAGAAAAAGAAGGTTGTTGCATTACGGTATAAAAAAGGAGTAGATAATGCACCAAAAGTAGTAGCAAAAGGCATGGATCTGATAGCCCAAAGAATTCTGGAGATCGCTGAAAAGGAAAATATACCCATTATCAAAAATGAAAAAGCTGTAGAAGATTTCTATGGTATTGATTTAGATGATGAAATACCTTCTGAACTTTATGAAATAGCTGCAGAAATCATAGCTTTTGTCTATAAATTGGATAAGCAACATATTTGA
- a CDS encoding DMT family transporter, whose product MQQKYKAYINLFLVTLIWGSTFPLHKAVLTDEYTFPYLFVRFFIAGIFSFIIWRKQSFKYGMILGVILGLGHALQTYGINFTDASKSGFITSLYIPFTPIISFLIEKEKPNLIQWICFPLSLLGSYMLFGGISGFNFGDFLTFIGAVLFALHIVLITKFSKKVQETSLLAYQFLFAAVINLLLSFNSNWSLTNTIIATTLYTSIIATVLVNFVQVKYQKVVGSNSTVLIFIGEPIFASLFSFIFLKERFSYLQLIGAILMILVILLTSFSDKIIVHFTKPINTKEL is encoded by the coding sequence TTGCAACAAAAATATAAAGCATATATAAACTTATTTTTAGTGACTCTAATATGGGGAAGCACTTTTCCACTTCACAAAGCAGTTTTGACAGACGAGTATACATTTCCTTATTTATTTGTCAGATTTTTTATAGCTGGAATATTTTCATTTATAATTTGGAGAAAGCAATCGTTTAAATACGGTATGATATTAGGAGTCATCCTTGGATTAGGTCACGCTCTTCAAACTTATGGTATTAATTTTACTGATGCATCTAAAAGTGGCTTTATAACATCCCTTTATATTCCATTTACTCCGATAATTTCCTTCTTAATTGAAAAAGAAAAACCAAATTTAATTCAATGGATATGTTTCCCCTTATCTTTACTTGGTTCTTATATGCTTTTTGGAGGTATATCAGGATTTAATTTTGGCGATTTTTTAACTTTTATAGGTGCCGTTTTGTTCGCACTTCATATTGTGTTGATTACTAAATTTTCTAAAAAAGTTCAAGAAACCTCGCTGTTAGCTTATCAATTTCTTTTTGCAGCTGTTATCAATTTACTCCTCTCATTTAATTCTAATTGGAGTTTAACTAACACTATTATCGCAACAACATTATACACATCTATAATTGCCACAGTTTTAGTTAATTTTGTTCAAGTGAAGTATCAAAAAGTTGTTGGCTCTAATTCAACTGTTCTTATATTCATTGGAGAACCTATTTTTGCTTCATTATTTTCTTTTATATTTCTTAAGGAAAGATTTTCATATCTTCAATTAATAGGAGCAATTTTAATGATATTGGTTATTTTGTTAACTTCTTTTTCTGACAAAATAATTGTCCATTTTACAAAACCTATAAATACAAAAGAATTATAA